One window from the genome of Paramormyrops kingsleyae isolate MSU_618 chromosome 3, PKINGS_0.4, whole genome shotgun sequence encodes:
- the sfr1 gene encoding swi5-dependent recombination DNA repair protein 1 homolog — METPNALKSKPVNCTPKSSVNAGASGYKTPKPMSASLRDRLKKSRRSFNAPLSVAKRLKVDPEEDNGTDSAGVKETENADMSNNELCERDHQTDITGNQTGKPATREGAPVSEVPGDGREPEQSDLLQLRDTLRREVREKTETLRRLKMAKMYRRKNDLTQVTGLIHKWRHCCQAVLYELQAALPVNGQKASLSQLLDHLGLEDHVLHFDRSEEDFRD; from the exons ATGGAAACACcaaatgcattaaaatcaaAACCTGTTAACTGTACACCGAAAAGTTCGGTTAATGCCGGGGCAAGTGGATATAAAACACCCAAG CCCATGAGCGCTTCATTGAGGGACAGACTGAAAAAGTCACGACGCTCGTTTAATGCTCCTTTATCGGTGGCGAAAAGACTGAAAGTCGACCCGGAGGAAGATAATGGGACAGATTCAGCCGGAGTAAAAGAGACTGAGAATGCCGACATGTCAAACAACGAGTTGTGTGAGAGAGATCACCAGACTGACATAACTGGAAACCAGACTGGGAAACCTGCGACCCGTGAAGGAGCCCCGGTCTCGGAGGTGCCAGGTGATGGCAGGGAGCCTGAGCAATCTGACCTGCTGCAGCTGCGTGACACACTGAGAAGAGAAGTCAGGGAAAAGACAGAAACACTGCGGAGACTGAAGATGGCCAAAATGTACAGGAGAAAG AATGACCTGACACAGGTTACAGGGCTCATCCACAAGTGGAGGCATTGCTGCCAGGCTGTACTCTATGAGCTCCAGGCGGCACTACCCGTCAATGGGCAGAAGGCCAGCCTCAGCCAGCTGCTGGACCACCTGGGACTGGAGGACCATGTGCTGCACTTTGATCGCTCAGAGGAGGACTTCAGAGACTGA
- the cfap43 gene encoding cilia- and flagella-associated protein 43 isoform X2, with protein MDALENLEVGWVQGFTQQNVEFVDTKTGCYVSGNFLVFFDTETKTRQTFQGPGRGIGVFTACGFRSIVAFSEHKLNPSIFVYTYPELLLKSELKGSAELDYTSLALSDAGPYLACCSSIPDLTLTLWDWETAVPLCSKTLAGKEVRDLTFNPMNWNQMCATSASAIRIWSVEKCDKLHIMKSSEISLPAADGSEIECVSNLRQDTGGKFSYYGPLMPISAIAGLVGDEAETFVPVEQERARLCPSAICWTASSELYVGCKNGHLLKVHPDNKSASILVDSKCNATGAGVAPLLQEGSLCSLVLHRDGLFAAGDDGILRCLDIKGTEVQVKQQWDLKEPIRKMCISPDYDILLLSSNSGHVYSRSLRTDKTEKVLDTLSGDFVAAAALTTDRNLCMSVRGSGMLQLWAVDGGSCVGSLSLHAEVTSLACCPRAQYAAVGTRSGHVLFVDLTQTQGPRVVHRHWLYHSALQHLVFDQEGNFLLLGATDLRVYVLDARPSRRFGIIGYTEAPGTVLGVSTHSGPEGGEVQVLLLCSGEGEGEGPKQGRRMLTFCLPVSLLRGDEGCSDPQGRIPDNLLQRQHFEAPLPLCSAVLAPSNKVFSYCNRSKTLQRFQLPKSTKSLDAAKVVQLTPEQEVEGHPLGPASVQLSPHKQWLASVGKDGQLRVREASRMDQYLMVQCHSCWLAGARSTFFTPDGLALVTIGSQDGSMVCVRLRTKAADGESSAAAQFAEGLTSKLKPLLAMENPILSQMPEWEPQACLPCRPAPHNREEGSESDPVETEQEGRTTSPPPDPLGDHTWLEHKQDEVDREERRRFSAEHQNLRNSIREICERVQEMMRENENLPDIEKLDPLEFNLDVEGLQQLQAEGEEEVAKVQNEIELENLTNCYLREVIKRECWDSMKVKGRAIKAFHSDHEVKNYPMKERTQKELEDLRRVQCMRAIEQAEQKSQHEILERKSRVPGEREEEEEEEEDGEVESFALAGSLSAQFGVSSPYLYSQFELHTREQKINQIILLQDVIYQLKTAFNAEFSGLYEKKEQESGRVIEKNKRIAEIMTELGLKGELWEPVLTDSERPERAFHVDDLEIKVEKYMNPEQGQEVEQKKEEEQRKLAAKGENVRERALEDMMGGILEHRKEDILKMEVPQPEFMTKPESDWTEEEKKIFKGFDKKAKELSEEQEKYRKALEVEMKKLQASVKDAAQGFDEALMRIFEKKVKCEMVICQEELKIANLVYSVLIEEEMLNRERQLNHQLKKKITLKNELAEDVRRAKEEVDAFRETYDDAVAEDKLLDRGFRKEFFDVPGLLIDQLYKLYKKRPRVQRMRTQVDNASPLRQRPWSGRAASEGLVHLMKAMDELDSLEHMPEGLDRATWERFCLSRRTKVESEQQPQ; from the exons ATGGATGCTTTGGAAAATTTGGAAGTCGG GTGGGTGCAGGGTTTTACCCAGCAAAATGTGGAATTTGTGGACACGAAAACTGGCTGCTACGTTTCTGGGAATTTCTTGGTTTTCTTTGACACGGAGACCAAGACGAGACAGACGTTTCAGGGCCCCGGCCGTGGCATAGGGGTCTTCACAGCATGCGGGTTCCGGAGCATTGTAGCCTTCTCCGAGCACAAGCTGAACCCCTCCATATTTGTATACACCTACCCCGAACTCCTCCTCAAGAGTGAACTTAAGG GTTCAGCCGAGTTGGACTATACATCACTGGCTCTAAGTGATGCAGGCCCTTATTTGGCCTGCTGCTCTTCCATCCCTGACCTCACACTCACGCTGTG GGACTGGGAGACTGCGGTGCCACTCTGCAGCAAGACATTGGCAGGAAAAGAAGTCAGGGATCTGACCTTTAACCCCATGAACTGGAACCAGATGTGTGCAACAAGTGCATCAGCCATTAGAATTTGGAGTGTTGAAAAATGTGATAAGTTGCACATAATGAAATCAAG TGAGATTTCCCTCCCAGCCGCTGATGGCTCTGAGATCGAATGCGTATCCAATCTTCGGCAAGACACTGGTGGCAAATTCTCTTACTATGGTCCCCTGATGCCCATTTCCGCTATCGCTGGGCTTGTAGGAGATGAAGCAGAAACATTTGTG CCTGTTGAACAGGAAAGGGCCAGACTGTGCCCCAGCGCCATCTGCTGGACGGCCTCATCAGAACTATACGTGGGCTGCAAAAACGGCCACTTACTGAAGGTCCACCCTGACAATAAAAGCGCCTCCATTCTGGTTGATTCCAAATGTAATGCAACAG GTGCTGGCGTGGCTCCCCTACTGCAGGAAGGGAGTCTTTGCAGTCTGGTGTTGCACAGAGATGGCCTGTTCGCTGCAGGAGAT GATGGCATTTTACGGTGTTTAGATATTAAAGGGACGGAGGTGCAGGTCAAGCAGCAGTGGGATTTGAAGGAGCCCATTAGAAAAATGTGCATCTCTCCAGACTATGACATCCTGCTTTTATCTTCTAACAGC GGCCATGTGTACAGCAGGTCACTACGGACTGACAAGACAGAGAAGGTTCTAGACACTCTGTCTGGGGACTTTGTGGCGGCTGCAGCACTCACCACCGATAGGAACCTCTGCATG TCGGTTCGGGGGTCTGGGATGCTTCAGCTATGGGCCGTTGATGGCGGGTCCTGTGTCGGATCCCTGTCTCTCCACGCTGAG GTGACTAGCCTGGCGTGTTGCCCACGTGCCCAGTACGCAGCAGTGGGCACCAGGAGTGGCCACGTGCTGTTTGTGGACCTGACCCAGACCCAGGGGCCTCGTGTGGTGCACAGGCACTGGCTCTACCACAGTGCACTTCAGCACCTGGT TTTTGACCAAGAAGGAAACTTCCTGCTCTTAGGAGCCACAGATTTGCGTGTTTATGTGCTCGACGCAAGACCTTCCAGGCGCTTTGGAATCATTGGCTACACAG AGGCTCCTGGAACGGTGCTGGGCGTGTCCACCCACAGCGGGCCGGAGGGCGGCGAGGTGCAGGTTCTGCTTCTGTGCTCaggggaaggggaaggggaaGGCCCCAAGCAGGGCCGCCGGATGCTGACGTTCTGTCTGCCCGTGTCTCTGCTACGAG GTGATGAAGGCTGCAGTGACCCCCAGGGCCGCATACCAGACAACCTCCTGCAGAGGCAGCACTTTGAGGCTCCTCTGCCTCTCTGCTCAGCTGTCCTGGCACCCAGCAACAAAGTGTTCAGCTACTGTAACAGGAGCAAAACTCTACAGAGGTTCCAGCTGCCAAAG AGTACCAAGTCTTTAGATGCTGCAAAGGTTGTACAGCTGACTCCAGAACAGGAAGTGGAAGGACACCCGCTTGGCCCCGCCTCTGTCCAGCTGTCACCTCATAAGCAGTGGCTGGCATCGGTGGGAAAAGATGGCCAGCTACGTGTTCGTGAGGCCTCCCGTATG GACCAGTACCTGATGGTGCAGTGTCACTCATGCTGGCTGGCCGGGGCTCGGAGCACGTTCTTCACTCCTGATGGCCTGGCCCTGGTGACTATCGGCTCTCAAGATGGTTCCATGGTCTGTGTGCGACTGAG AACCAAAGCGGCTGATGGTGAATCCAGTGCAGCAGCTCAGTTTGCAGAGGGACTGACCTCCAAGCTCAAACCTCTCCTGGCCATGGAGAACCCCATCCTCAGCCAGATGCCTGAGTGGGAGCCACAGGCTTGCTTGCCCTGTAGACCAGCACCCCACAACAGAGAGGAG GGAAGTGAATCAGACCCAGTGGAGACTGAACAGGAAGGGAGaaccaccagcccccccccagaccccctgGGAGACCACACATGGCTGGAGCACAAGCAGGACGAG GTTGACagagaggagaggcgacggttTTCTGCAGAACACCAGAACTTGAGAAATAGCATCAGAGAGATCTGTGAAAGA GTCCAGGAGATGATGAGGGAGAATGAGAATCTGCCAGACATAGAGAAGCTGGATCCCCTGGAGTTTAACCTGGATGTTGAAGGGCTGCAGCAATTACAGGCCGAGGGGGAGGAGGAAGTCGCCAAG GTCCAGAATGAGATTGAACTGGAAAACCTAACCAACTGCTACCTCCGTGAGGTCATCAAGCGGGAATGCTGGGATTCGATGAAGGTCAAAGGGCGTGCCATAAAG GCCTTCCACTCAGACCATGAGGTGAAAAACTACCCAATGAAGGAACGTACACAGAAAGAACTGGAAGATCTGCGGAGGGTGCAGTGTATGAGGGCGATTGAACAGGCGGAGCAGAAA AGCCAACATGAGATCCTGGAGAGGAAGAGCAGAGTACCAGGTGAgagggaagaggaagaggaggaggaggaagatggaGAGGTAGAGAGCTTTGCTCTGGCTGGCAGCCTCAGTGCCCAGTTTGGTGTCTCCAGCCCGTATCTCTACAGCCAGTTTGAACTGCACACGCGGGAGCAGAAGATCAATCAGATAATACTGCTTCAG GATGTCATTTACCAGTTAAAGACTGCATTCAACGCGGAATTTTCCGGGCTGTACGAAAAGAAGGAGCAGGAATCCGGCCGCGTGATTGAAAAGAACAAGCGGATAGCAGAGATCATGACTGAGCTTGGCCTTAAGGGGGAGCTGTGGGAGCCAGTGTTGACAGACAGTGAAAGACCAGAGAGGGCCTTTCATGTGGATGACCTAGAG ATTAAAGTGGAGAAGTACATGAATCCAGAACAGGGTCAGGAGGTGGAAcagaagaaggaggaggagcagaggaaACTGGCTGCCAAG GGTGAaaatgtgagagagagagctctTGAAGACATGATGGGTGGGATCCTCGAACACAGGAAGGAAGACATATTGAAAATG GAAGTCCCCCAGCCTGAGTTCATGACTAAGCCGGAGTCAGACTGGACAGAAGAGGAGAAGAAAATCTTTAAGGGGTTTGACAAAAAAGCCAAGGAACTGAGTGAGGAACAAGAAAAATACAGAAAG GCATTAGAAGTTGAAATGAAGAAACTACAAGCATCAGTTAAAGATGCCGCCCAAGGGTTTGATGAAGCCTTAATGAGGATATTTGAGAAAAAAGTCAAGTGTGAAATGGTGATATGCCAG GAGGAGCTGAAGATTGCCAACTTGGTGTATTCAGTTCTTATCGAGGAGGAAATGCTAAATCGCGAAAGGCAACTCAACCACCagcttaaaaagaaaataacctTAAAg AATGAACTGGCAGAGGATGTGAGAAGAGCCAAGGAGGAAGTCGATGCTTTCAGGGAGACTTATGACGATGCGGTAGCTGAAGACAAA TTACTTGACCGGGGCTTCAGGAAGGAGTTCTTTGATGTTCCTGGACTCCTGATTGATCAGCTGTATAAGTTATACAAGAAGAGACCAAG GGTACAGAGAATGAGGACGCAGGTAGACAATGCCAGCCCTCTGCGGCAGCGGCCTTGGTCTGGGCGGGCAGCCAGTGAGGGGCTGGTACACTTGATGAAAGCCATGGATGAGCTAGACTCTCTGGAACACATGCCGGAGGGCTTGGACAGAGCCACATGGGAACGCTTCTGTCTGTCCCGGAGGACTAAGGTGGAGAGTGAGCAACAG CCTCAGTGA
- the cfap43 gene encoding cilia- and flagella-associated protein 43 isoform X1, translating to MDALENLEVGWVQGFTQQNVEFVDTKTGCYVSGNFLVFFDTETKTRQTFQGPGRGIGVFTACGFRSIVAFSEHKLNPSIFVYTYPELLLKSELKGSAELDYTSLALSDAGPYLACCSSIPDLTLTLWDWETAVPLCSKTLAGKEVRDLTFNPMNWNQMCATSASAIRIWSVEKCDKLHIMKSSEISLPAADGSEIECVSNLRQDTGGKFSYYGPLMPISAIAGLVGDEAETFVPVEQERARLCPSAICWTASSELYVGCKNGHLLKVHPDNKSASILVDSKCNATGAGVAPLLQEGSLCSLVLHRDGLFAAGDDGILRCLDIKGTEVQVKQQWDLKEPIRKMCISPDYDILLLSSNSGHVYSRSLRTDKTEKVLDTLSGDFVAAAALTTDRNLCMSVRGSGMLQLWAVDGGSCVGSLSLHAEVTSLACCPRAQYAAVGTRSGHVLFVDLTQTQGPRVVHRHWLYHSALQHLVFDQEGNFLLLGATDLRVYVLDARPSRRFGIIGYTEAPGTVLGVSTHSGPEGGEVQVLLLCSGEGEGEGPKQGRRMLTFCLPVSLLRGDEGCSDPQGRIPDNLLQRQHFEAPLPLCSAVLAPSNKVFSYCNRSKTLQRFQLPKSTKSLDAAKVVQLTPEQEVEGHPLGPASVQLSPHKQWLASVGKDGQLRVREASRMDQYLMVQCHSCWLAGARSTFFTPDGLALVTIGSQDGSMVCVRLRTKAADGESSAAAQFAEGLTSKLKPLLAMENPILSQMPEWEPQACLPCRPAPHNREEGSESDPVETEQEGRTTSPPPDPLGDHTWLEHKQDEVDREERRRFSAEHQNLRNSIREICERVQEMMRENENLPDIEKLDPLEFNLDVEGLQQLQAEGEEEVAKVQNEIELENLTNCYLREVIKRECWDSMKVKGRAIKAFHSDHEVKNYPMKERTQKELEDLRRVQCMRAIEQAEQKSQHEILERKSRVPGEREEEEEEEEDGEVESFALAGSLSAQFGVSSPYLYSQFELHTREQKINQIILLQDVIYQLKTAFNAEFSGLYEKKEQESGRVIEKNKRIAEIMTELGLKGELWEPVLTDSERPERAFHVDDLEIKVEKYMNPEQGQEVEQKKEEEQRKLAAKGENVRERALEDMMGGILEHRKEDILKMEVPQPEFMTKPESDWTEEEKKIFKGFDKKAKELSEEQEKYRKALEVEMKKLQASVKDAAQGFDEALMRIFEKKVKCEMVICQEELKIANLVYSVLIEEEMLNRERQLNHQLKKKITLKNELAEDVRRAKEEVDAFRETYDDAVAEDKLLDRGFRKEFFDVPGLLIDQLYKLYKKRPRVQRMRTQVDNASPLRQRPWSGRAASEGLVHLMKAMDELDSLEHMPEGLDRATWERFCLSRRTKVESEQQVKQKALTLAEMQAFLQRRIDEEERAGQEVKKVMDDLHSLSEEKIIFRMNIMVQILIKQGLVELETEDFNTDYSDSVLIHRNVVEDLNATIKALGEQKIAIMVECKDFRKGIIRQEWEHRRMSMQIEDLLNKARDIQQLHVTQELQEYLSETDHENRIAKQMSTLEKNISLQKEIHEKNVKKTKMLIQKLNKQAAQRAAENAALHQQLELMNVTVAEMRQICEAAAVEQTEENSAKERYQAILERKRLLELAKAQAQELDILRAERERLRKKNFPSLPQSGHKFC from the exons ATGGATGCTTTGGAAAATTTGGAAGTCGG GTGGGTGCAGGGTTTTACCCAGCAAAATGTGGAATTTGTGGACACGAAAACTGGCTGCTACGTTTCTGGGAATTTCTTGGTTTTCTTTGACACGGAGACCAAGACGAGACAGACGTTTCAGGGCCCCGGCCGTGGCATAGGGGTCTTCACAGCATGCGGGTTCCGGAGCATTGTAGCCTTCTCCGAGCACAAGCTGAACCCCTCCATATTTGTATACACCTACCCCGAACTCCTCCTCAAGAGTGAACTTAAGG GTTCAGCCGAGTTGGACTATACATCACTGGCTCTAAGTGATGCAGGCCCTTATTTGGCCTGCTGCTCTTCCATCCCTGACCTCACACTCACGCTGTG GGACTGGGAGACTGCGGTGCCACTCTGCAGCAAGACATTGGCAGGAAAAGAAGTCAGGGATCTGACCTTTAACCCCATGAACTGGAACCAGATGTGTGCAACAAGTGCATCAGCCATTAGAATTTGGAGTGTTGAAAAATGTGATAAGTTGCACATAATGAAATCAAG TGAGATTTCCCTCCCAGCCGCTGATGGCTCTGAGATCGAATGCGTATCCAATCTTCGGCAAGACACTGGTGGCAAATTCTCTTACTATGGTCCCCTGATGCCCATTTCCGCTATCGCTGGGCTTGTAGGAGATGAAGCAGAAACATTTGTG CCTGTTGAACAGGAAAGGGCCAGACTGTGCCCCAGCGCCATCTGCTGGACGGCCTCATCAGAACTATACGTGGGCTGCAAAAACGGCCACTTACTGAAGGTCCACCCTGACAATAAAAGCGCCTCCATTCTGGTTGATTCCAAATGTAATGCAACAG GTGCTGGCGTGGCTCCCCTACTGCAGGAAGGGAGTCTTTGCAGTCTGGTGTTGCACAGAGATGGCCTGTTCGCTGCAGGAGAT GATGGCATTTTACGGTGTTTAGATATTAAAGGGACGGAGGTGCAGGTCAAGCAGCAGTGGGATTTGAAGGAGCCCATTAGAAAAATGTGCATCTCTCCAGACTATGACATCCTGCTTTTATCTTCTAACAGC GGCCATGTGTACAGCAGGTCACTACGGACTGACAAGACAGAGAAGGTTCTAGACACTCTGTCTGGGGACTTTGTGGCGGCTGCAGCACTCACCACCGATAGGAACCTCTGCATG TCGGTTCGGGGGTCTGGGATGCTTCAGCTATGGGCCGTTGATGGCGGGTCCTGTGTCGGATCCCTGTCTCTCCACGCTGAG GTGACTAGCCTGGCGTGTTGCCCACGTGCCCAGTACGCAGCAGTGGGCACCAGGAGTGGCCACGTGCTGTTTGTGGACCTGACCCAGACCCAGGGGCCTCGTGTGGTGCACAGGCACTGGCTCTACCACAGTGCACTTCAGCACCTGGT TTTTGACCAAGAAGGAAACTTCCTGCTCTTAGGAGCCACAGATTTGCGTGTTTATGTGCTCGACGCAAGACCTTCCAGGCGCTTTGGAATCATTGGCTACACAG AGGCTCCTGGAACGGTGCTGGGCGTGTCCACCCACAGCGGGCCGGAGGGCGGCGAGGTGCAGGTTCTGCTTCTGTGCTCaggggaaggggaaggggaaGGCCCCAAGCAGGGCCGCCGGATGCTGACGTTCTGTCTGCCCGTGTCTCTGCTACGAG GTGATGAAGGCTGCAGTGACCCCCAGGGCCGCATACCAGACAACCTCCTGCAGAGGCAGCACTTTGAGGCTCCTCTGCCTCTCTGCTCAGCTGTCCTGGCACCCAGCAACAAAGTGTTCAGCTACTGTAACAGGAGCAAAACTCTACAGAGGTTCCAGCTGCCAAAG AGTACCAAGTCTTTAGATGCTGCAAAGGTTGTACAGCTGACTCCAGAACAGGAAGTGGAAGGACACCCGCTTGGCCCCGCCTCTGTCCAGCTGTCACCTCATAAGCAGTGGCTGGCATCGGTGGGAAAAGATGGCCAGCTACGTGTTCGTGAGGCCTCCCGTATG GACCAGTACCTGATGGTGCAGTGTCACTCATGCTGGCTGGCCGGGGCTCGGAGCACGTTCTTCACTCCTGATGGCCTGGCCCTGGTGACTATCGGCTCTCAAGATGGTTCCATGGTCTGTGTGCGACTGAG AACCAAAGCGGCTGATGGTGAATCCAGTGCAGCAGCTCAGTTTGCAGAGGGACTGACCTCCAAGCTCAAACCTCTCCTGGCCATGGAGAACCCCATCCTCAGCCAGATGCCTGAGTGGGAGCCACAGGCTTGCTTGCCCTGTAGACCAGCACCCCACAACAGAGAGGAG GGAAGTGAATCAGACCCAGTGGAGACTGAACAGGAAGGGAGaaccaccagcccccccccagaccccctgGGAGACCACACATGGCTGGAGCACAAGCAGGACGAG GTTGACagagaggagaggcgacggttTTCTGCAGAACACCAGAACTTGAGAAATAGCATCAGAGAGATCTGTGAAAGA GTCCAGGAGATGATGAGGGAGAATGAGAATCTGCCAGACATAGAGAAGCTGGATCCCCTGGAGTTTAACCTGGATGTTGAAGGGCTGCAGCAATTACAGGCCGAGGGGGAGGAGGAAGTCGCCAAG GTCCAGAATGAGATTGAACTGGAAAACCTAACCAACTGCTACCTCCGTGAGGTCATCAAGCGGGAATGCTGGGATTCGATGAAGGTCAAAGGGCGTGCCATAAAG GCCTTCCACTCAGACCATGAGGTGAAAAACTACCCAATGAAGGAACGTACACAGAAAGAACTGGAAGATCTGCGGAGGGTGCAGTGTATGAGGGCGATTGAACAGGCGGAGCAGAAA AGCCAACATGAGATCCTGGAGAGGAAGAGCAGAGTACCAGGTGAgagggaagaggaagaggaggaggaggaagatggaGAGGTAGAGAGCTTTGCTCTGGCTGGCAGCCTCAGTGCCCAGTTTGGTGTCTCCAGCCCGTATCTCTACAGCCAGTTTGAACTGCACACGCGGGAGCAGAAGATCAATCAGATAATACTGCTTCAG GATGTCATTTACCAGTTAAAGACTGCATTCAACGCGGAATTTTCCGGGCTGTACGAAAAGAAGGAGCAGGAATCCGGCCGCGTGATTGAAAAGAACAAGCGGATAGCAGAGATCATGACTGAGCTTGGCCTTAAGGGGGAGCTGTGGGAGCCAGTGTTGACAGACAGTGAAAGACCAGAGAGGGCCTTTCATGTGGATGACCTAGAG ATTAAAGTGGAGAAGTACATGAATCCAGAACAGGGTCAGGAGGTGGAAcagaagaaggaggaggagcagaggaaACTGGCTGCCAAG GGTGAaaatgtgagagagagagctctTGAAGACATGATGGGTGGGATCCTCGAACACAGGAAGGAAGACATATTGAAAATG GAAGTCCCCCAGCCTGAGTTCATGACTAAGCCGGAGTCAGACTGGACAGAAGAGGAGAAGAAAATCTTTAAGGGGTTTGACAAAAAAGCCAAGGAACTGAGTGAGGAACAAGAAAAATACAGAAAG GCATTAGAAGTTGAAATGAAGAAACTACAAGCATCAGTTAAAGATGCCGCCCAAGGGTTTGATGAAGCCTTAATGAGGATATTTGAGAAAAAAGTCAAGTGTGAAATGGTGATATGCCAG GAGGAGCTGAAGATTGCCAACTTGGTGTATTCAGTTCTTATCGAGGAGGAAATGCTAAATCGCGAAAGGCAACTCAACCACCagcttaaaaagaaaataacctTAAAg AATGAACTGGCAGAGGATGTGAGAAGAGCCAAGGAGGAAGTCGATGCTTTCAGGGAGACTTATGACGATGCGGTAGCTGAAGACAAA TTACTTGACCGGGGCTTCAGGAAGGAGTTCTTTGATGTTCCTGGACTCCTGATTGATCAGCTGTATAAGTTATACAAGAAGAGACCAAG GGTACAGAGAATGAGGACGCAGGTAGACAATGCCAGCCCTCTGCGGCAGCGGCCTTGGTCTGGGCGGGCAGCCAGTGAGGGGCTGGTACACTTGATGAAAGCCATGGATGAGCTAGACTCTCTGGAACACATGCCGGAGGGCTTGGACAGAGCCACATGGGAACGCTTCTGTCTGTCCCGGAGGACTAAGGTGGAGAGTGAGCAACAG gtaaaacaaaaggCCCTAACTCTGGCAGAGATGCAGGCCTTCCTGCAGAGGAGGATCGACGAGGAGGAGAGGGCTGGACAGGAGGTTAAAAAAGTCATGGATGATCTGCACAG CCTCAGTGAAGAAAAGATCATATTCCGGATGAACATCATGGTCCAGATCCTTATCAAGCAAGGGTTGGTGGAGCTGGAGACAGAGGACTTCAATACAGACTATTCTGACTCAGTACTTATCCATCGCAACGTTGTGGAGGATTTGAACGCGACTATTAAG GCTTTGGGAGAGCAGAAAATCGCCATCATGGTGGAGTGCAAGGACTTCCGCAAGGGCATCATCCGGCAAGAATGGGAGCACCGGCGGATGTCCATGCAGATCGAAGACCTCCTGAACAAGGCCCGGGATATCCAGCAGCTGCATGTCACTCAGGAACTCCAGGAG TATCTGAGTGAAACAGATCATGAGAACCGGATTGCAAAACAAATGTCAACTCTAGAAAAGAACATCTCACTACAAAAAGAG ATTCATGAGAAGAACGTGAAGAAGACGAAGATGTTGATTCAGAAGCTGAACAAGCAGGCCGCTCAGAGGGCAGCGGAGAACGCGGCGCTACACCAACAGCTGGAGCTCATGAACGTGACGGTGGCTGAGATGAGACAAATCTGTGAAGCCGCAG CAGTGGAGCAGACTGAAGAGAATAGCGCTAAGGAGCGCTACCAAGCTATCCTGGAGAGGAAGCGTTTGCTGGAGCTGGCCAAAGCCCAGGCCCAGGAGCTGGACATCCTGCGAGCCGAGAGGGAGAGACTGAGAAAAAAGAACTTCCCATCACTGCCACAATCAGGGCACAA GTTTTGCTGA
- the LOC111858740 gene encoding glutathione S-transferase omega-1-like encodes MSLLYEVINIHLKNKPSWFLDKNPAGTVPVLETVQGQLICDSVITCEYLDEMFQDKKLFPADPFKKAQQKMLLEEFSKVIALIYKIPIGKSKGEDTSADEEELKGKFIKLNEVLVGRKTKFFGGDSVTMIDYLMWPWFERADSFGVARPLDAAPALKEWMKRMVEDPTVKATMFDGETHKAFLKDYFDGKPNYDLGL; translated from the exons ATgtcc CTACTGTATGAAGTCATTAACATCCATCTGAAGAACAAACCTAGTTGGTTCTTGGACAAAAATCCAGCGGGTACCGTTCCAGTTTTGGAGACTGTGCAGGGTCAGCTGATCTGTGACTCAGTGATCACGTGTGAGTACCTGGATGAAATGTTTCAGGACAAGAAGCTCTTTCCTGCTGACCCATTTAAGAAGGCCCAACAGAAGATGCTGCTTGAGGAGTTCTCCAAG GTTATTGCCTTGATTTATAAAATCCCTATCGGGAAGAGCAAGGGTGAGGATACGTCTGCTGACGAAGAAGAACTGAAAGGGAAATTCATAAAACTCAATGAG GTTCTAGTTGGTAGGAAGACAAAATTTTTTGGAGGAGATTCTGTGACTATGATTGATTACTTGATGTGGCCTTGGTTTGAGAGGGCCGATAGCTTTGGAGTGGCACG CCCCTTGGATGCAGCCCCGGCGCTGAAGGAGTGGATGAAGCGTATGGTTGAGGATCCCACTGTCAAGGCAACCATGTTTGATGGCGAGACCCACAAAGCCTTCCTCAAAGACTACTTTGATGGCAAACCCAACTATGACTTAGGCCTGTAG